Proteins encoded together in one Salvelinus namaycush isolate Seneca chromosome 26, SaNama_1.0, whole genome shotgun sequence window:
- the LOC120021770 gene encoding chloride intracellular channel protein 4-like: MAEVPKIELFIKASDDGESVGNCPFCQRLFMILWLKGANFTLTTVDMKRAPEVLKDLAPGSQPPFLIFGEEVRTDTNKIEEFLEEALAPPPYPKLCCRYKESNGAGDDIFHKFSAYIKNPNPGLNDMLEKKFLKSLMKLDQYLLTPLPHELDQNPDARQYSRHYLDGNSLSLADCNLLPKLNIVKVVCKKYRDFEIPVALTGLTRYLTKANQQDEFRYTCPKDSEILLAYHSVAKYLNK, from the exons ATGGCGGAGGTCCCCAAGATTGAACTTTTCATCAAG GCCAGTGATGATGGGGAGAGCGTGGGGAACTGTCCCTTCTGTCAGCGACTCTTTATGATCCTCTGGCTGAAGGGGGCCAACTTCACTCTCACCACAGTGGACATGAAGAG GGCTCCAGAGGTGCTGAAGGACCTGGCCCCAGGTTCTCAGCCCCCGTTCCTCATCTTCGGGGAGGAGGTGCGCACTGACACCAACAAGATCGAGGAGTTTCTAGAGGAGGCCCTGGCTCCTCCACC GTACCCCAAGCTCTGTTGTCGCTACAAGGAGTCCAACGGTGCTGGAGATGACATCTTCCACAAGTTCTCTGCATACATCAAGAACCCTAACCCTGGCCTCAATGATA TGCTGGAGAAGAAGTTTCTGAAGAGCCTGATGAAGTTGGATCAGTACCTGCTGACGCCACTCCCACATGAGCTGGACCAGAACCCAGACGCCCGCCAGTACTCACGGCACTATCTGGATGGGAACTCCCTCAGTCTAGCTGACTGCAACCTGCTTCCCAAGCTCAACATAGTCAAG GTGGTGTGTAAGAAGTACCGTGACTTTGAGATCCCTGTGGCTCTGACTGGTCTGACCCGCTACCTGACCAAGGCCAACCAGCAGGACGAGTTCCGATATACCTGTCCCAAGGACTCCGAGATCCTACTGGCCTACCACTCAGTGGCCAAATACCTCAACAAGTAG